From Microlunatus capsulatus, a single genomic window includes:
- a CDS encoding glycosyltransferase, with protein MSTPQPLPRCAAVVVNYGSSALLATNLAAVSAAAPALDVVVVDNFTTAGELAAVRELCAARGWTLVPSPTNLGFGAGVNLGARTALAAGAEQLLLLNPDARLDADALGRLQRVVADDPLVMAAPVVRAADGRVWSDGTDLYLDRGGMRATRKRPTDPEPRVEMWLSGACLLLARGLWEAVGGFDDRYFLYWEDVDLSRRVREAGGRLVVVREAGAVHDEGGTQGEGGQRAKSATYYRYNIRNRLLFAGQHLDAADRRRWVATALPEAWAVVLRGGRRQLLTSTAPWTAMVRGTVEGLALLHRAARTAAAPADGPVRVLQSFPDPRPTTNPYIWMLKDSLEAHPDVELTTFSWRRALTGDHDVFHAHWPEILVDGRTPARKALRQLLFVLVLLRSRLRGTAVVRTVHNLELPSGISRREVALLRWFQRRTTLLIRINTSTELSDRPHETVVHGHYRDWFASYPREEQVPGRLAYFGLIRRYKAVDTLLTAFRATTDPALSLFVGGRPSTPELRAELTALAAPDPRVSTHLEFLTDAELVAAASAAQLVVLPYREMHNSGGVLAALSLDRPVLVPDNEVNTQLAAEVGPGWIHTYAGALTPEDLTTTLERLAAGTTGRPDLSARDWSTAAELHLRAYRRALALVRGTGT; from the coding sequence GTGAGCACCCCCCAGCCGCTGCCCCGCTGCGCGGCCGTCGTGGTCAACTACGGCTCGTCGGCGCTGCTGGCGACCAACCTGGCGGCGGTCTCGGCCGCCGCGCCCGCGCTCGACGTCGTCGTGGTGGACAACTTCACGACGGCCGGGGAGCTGGCCGCGGTCCGCGAGCTCTGCGCCGCCCGGGGCTGGACGCTGGTCCCCTCCCCCACCAACCTCGGCTTCGGCGCGGGGGTGAACCTGGGGGCCCGGACCGCGCTGGCCGCGGGCGCCGAGCAGCTCCTGCTGCTCAACCCCGACGCCCGGCTCGACGCCGACGCGCTCGGCCGGCTGCAGCGGGTGGTCGCGGACGACCCGCTGGTGATGGCCGCCCCCGTCGTGCGGGCGGCCGACGGCCGGGTCTGGTCCGACGGGACCGACCTCTACCTCGACCGCGGCGGCATGCGGGCGACCCGCAAGCGGCCGACCGACCCGGAGCCCCGCGTCGAGATGTGGCTGAGCGGCGCCTGCCTGCTGCTCGCCCGCGGGCTCTGGGAGGCCGTCGGCGGCTTCGACGACCGCTACTTCCTCTACTGGGAGGACGTCGACCTGTCCCGCCGGGTGCGGGAGGCGGGCGGCCGGCTGGTGGTGGTCCGCGAGGCCGGGGCCGTGCACGACGAGGGCGGCACCCAGGGCGAGGGCGGGCAGCGGGCCAAGTCGGCCACCTACTACCGCTACAACATCCGCAACCGGCTGCTCTTCGCCGGCCAGCACCTCGACGCCGCCGACCGGCGCCGCTGGGTGGCCACCGCGCTGCCCGAGGCCTGGGCCGTCGTCCTGCGGGGCGGGCGTCGCCAGCTGCTGACCTCCACCGCCCCCTGGACCGCGATGGTCCGCGGCACGGTCGAGGGGCTGGCGCTGCTGCACCGGGCGGCGCGCACGGCGGCGGCGCCGGCCGACGGCCCCGTCCGCGTGCTGCAGTCCTTCCCGGACCCGCGGCCGACCACCAACCCCTACATCTGGATGCTCAAGGACAGCCTGGAGGCCCACCCCGACGTCGAGCTGACGACCTTCAGCTGGCGCCGGGCGCTGACCGGGGACCACGACGTCTTCCACGCGCACTGGCCCGAGATCCTCGTCGACGGCCGCACGCCGGCGCGCAAGGCGCTGCGCCAGCTGCTGTTCGTCCTCGTCCTGCTCCGCTCCCGGCTGCGCGGCACCGCCGTCGTCCGCACCGTGCACAACCTCGAGCTGCCCTCCGGCATCAGCCGGCGGGAGGTGGCGCTGCTGCGCTGGTTCCAGCGGCGGACGACGCTGCTGATCCGCATCAACACGTCCACCGAGCTGTCGGACCGGCCCCACGAGACGGTCGTGCACGGGCACTACCGGGACTGGTTCGCCTCCTACCCCCGCGAGGAGCAGGTGCCGGGGCGGCTCGCCTACTTCGGGCTGATCCGCCGCTACAAGGCGGTGGACACCCTGCTGACGGCGTTCCGGGCCACGACCGACCCGGCGCTCAGCCTCTTCGTCGGCGGACGGCCCTCGACGCCGGAGCTGCGGGCCGAGCTGACCGCGCTGGCCGCGCCCGACCCGCGGGTGAGCACCCACCTGGAGTTCCTCACCGACGCCGAGCTGGTCGCGGCCGCCTCGGCGGCGCAGCTGGTCGTGCTGCCCTACCGCGAGATGCACAACTCGGGCGGCGTGCTCGCGGCCCTCTCGCTGGACCGTCCGGTCCTGGTGCCCGACAACGAGGTGAACACCCAGCTGGCCGCCGAGGTGGGCCCCGGCTGGATCCACACCTACGCCGGCGCGCTCACCCCGGAGGACCTCACGACGACGCTGGAGCGGCTGGCCGCGGGGACCACGGGCCGTCCCGACCTGTCGGCCCGGGACTGGTCGACCGCCGCCGAGCTGCACCTGCGGGCCTACCGGCGCGCCCTGGCCCTGGTCCGCGGGACCGGCACGTGA
- a CDS encoding lipopolysaccharide biosynthesis protein produces MSTEPPLSDPPLAGPPISDAEAEAAAEKAAMKEQRGLLGRTAARGALITVGAQGVKIVLQVVGVVVLARLLTPGDYGLVAMVTAIIGVAEIFRDFGLSSAAVQAKTLSKAQRDNLFWINTGAGLFFTVLVFFTAPLIARIYGHEELVGLTHVLALVFVLNGMGTQYRADLNRRLQFTKLATVEIAAPAISLVVAIVAALEGAGYWALAVQQITMAVVLLVGNAASARWIPRLPRRAPMRDLFTFGWQLAGSLFVGYLGNNIDSLTIGTRFGSEALGLYNRAFQLLMTPLGQLRAPSTKVALPVLSRLREDREASNAYLQRGQAALGLTLVVGLGVIIGAAEPVTSIFLGRQWLSVEPILRLLAVAGVFQSLAYVGLWIYLSHGLTKELLQYTMITVTIKVACILVGSLWGVTGVAWGYAIAPALAWPLSFWWLSRKAPVDVGPLFVGAGRIMVLTAFVAGGTFGACELTAEWGRWVQLPAGALAAAVVYALAFALVPMFRRDITGVLQIVGKGMRKNR; encoded by the coding sequence GTGAGCACCGAGCCCCCGCTGAGCGACCCGCCCCTGGCCGGCCCGCCGATCAGCGACGCGGAGGCCGAGGCCGCCGCCGAGAAGGCCGCGATGAAGGAGCAGCGCGGGCTGCTGGGCCGCACGGCCGCCCGCGGCGCCCTGATCACCGTCGGCGCCCAGGGCGTCAAGATCGTCCTGCAGGTGGTCGGCGTCGTCGTCCTCGCCCGGCTGCTGACGCCGGGTGACTACGGCCTCGTCGCCATGGTCACCGCCATCATCGGCGTGGCGGAGATCTTCCGGGACTTCGGCCTCTCCTCCGCCGCGGTGCAGGCGAAGACGCTCTCGAAGGCCCAGCGCGACAACCTCTTCTGGATCAACACCGGGGCCGGCCTCTTCTTCACCGTCCTGGTCTTCTTCACCGCCCCGCTGATCGCCCGGATCTACGGCCACGAGGAGCTCGTCGGGCTCACCCACGTGCTGGCGCTGGTCTTCGTCCTCAACGGCATGGGCACCCAGTACCGGGCCGACCTCAACCGGCGGCTGCAGTTCACCAAGCTCGCGACGGTGGAGATCGCCGCGCCGGCGATCTCGCTGGTCGTCGCGATCGTGGCCGCCCTGGAGGGAGCGGGCTACTGGGCGCTGGCCGTCCAGCAGATCACCATGGCCGTCGTCCTGCTCGTCGGCAACGCGGCTTCGGCCCGCTGGATCCCGCGGCTGCCCCGCCGCGCCCCCATGCGCGACCTCTTCACCTTCGGCTGGCAGCTCGCCGGGTCGCTGTTCGTCGGCTACCTCGGCAACAACATCGACTCCCTGACCATCGGCACGCGGTTCGGCTCGGAGGCGCTCGGCCTCTACAACCGCGCCTTCCAGCTGCTGATGACGCCGCTGGGCCAGCTGCGCGCGCCCAGCACCAAGGTGGCGCTGCCCGTCCTCTCCCGGCTGCGGGAGGACCGGGAGGCCTCCAACGCCTACCTGCAGCGCGGCCAGGCCGCCCTGGGGCTGACCCTGGTCGTCGGCCTGGGTGTCATCATCGGCGCCGCCGAGCCGGTGACCTCGATCTTCCTGGGCCGCCAGTGGCTCTCCGTCGAGCCGATCCTGCGGCTGCTCGCCGTCGCCGGGGTGTTCCAGAGCCTCGCCTACGTCGGGCTGTGGATCTACCTGTCGCACGGGCTCACCAAGGAGCTGCTCCAGTACACGATGATCACGGTGACCATCAAGGTCGCCTGCATCCTCGTCGGCAGCCTGTGGGGCGTCACCGGCGTGGCCTGGGGCTACGCGATCGCGCCCGCGCTGGCCTGGCCGCTGTCGTTCTGGTGGCTCTCGCGCAAGGCGCCCGTCGACGTCGGCCCCCTGTTCGTCGGCGCCGGCCGGATCATGGTCCTCACCGCCTTCGTGGCCGGCGGGACCTTCGGCGCCTGCGAGCTGACGGCGGAGTGGGGCCGCTGGGTCCAGCTGCCGGCCGGGGCCCTGGCCGCCGCCGTCGTCTACGCGCTGGCCTTCGCGCTGGTCCCCATGTTCCGCCGCGACATCACCGGCGTCCTCCAGATCGTCGGCAAGGGAATGAGGAAGAACCGGTGA
- a CDS encoding Coenzyme F420 hydrogenase/dehydrogenase, beta subunit C-terminal domain — protein sequence MGRADAEALDRAVARVVDTANCSGCGACTQLDAGLAMALDAEGYARPVRGTAAPAPVPGAAATFDRICPGRRVASPRPPGAEVHPTLGPVVSAWEAWASDPEIRHRGSSGGTLTALVAWLTENGEQASFTGARAAAAEPRRTVSVTITSRDEALASAGSRYAPVASVAAPGALAPGTGLVGKPCEVSAARALLDGAPATGSTPLLLSFFCAGTPSQHATDALVRELGVPDDAGLRDLWYRGRGWPGHFTAEAADGRTVRTTYDESWGRHLGKATQWRCKICPDGVGESSDVTAADFWHTDAKGYPVFTEGDGTSALLARTPRGHEVLQRAFAAGVLTGRALDLDALAGVQPLQVSRRSTLLGRLVGARLAGRPVPRYTGFGLARLALGDWRETARTAKGSFRRVQRARRGAVGAR from the coding sequence ATGGGCCGGGCCGACGCCGAGGCGCTGGACCGGGCGGTCGCCCGGGTCGTGGACACGGCCAACTGCTCCGGCTGCGGGGCGTGCACCCAGCTCGACGCGGGGCTCGCGATGGCCCTGGACGCGGAGGGCTACGCCCGCCCGGTGCGCGGGACGGCCGCGCCCGCGCCCGTCCCCGGGGCCGCCGCGACCTTCGACCGGATCTGCCCCGGCCGTCGCGTCGCCTCCCCCCGCCCGCCGGGCGCGGAGGTCCACCCGACGCTCGGCCCCGTGGTCAGCGCCTGGGAGGCCTGGGCGTCCGACCCCGAGATCCGGCACCGCGGCAGCAGCGGCGGCACGCTGACGGCACTCGTCGCCTGGCTCACCGAGAACGGCGAGCAGGCCTCCTTCACCGGCGCCCGCGCCGCGGCCGCCGAGCCCCGGCGGACCGTCTCGGTCACCATCACCAGCCGCGACGAGGCCCTGGCCTCGGCCGGCTCCCGGTACGCGCCGGTGGCCTCCGTCGCCGCCCCGGGCGCGCTCGCGCCCGGCACCGGCCTGGTCGGCAAGCCGTGCGAGGTCTCCGCCGCCCGGGCGCTGCTGGACGGCGCGCCGGCGACCGGGTCCACCCCGCTGCTGCTGTCCTTCTTCTGCGCCGGCACGCCCAGCCAGCACGCCACGGACGCCCTCGTCCGCGAGCTCGGGGTGCCCGACGACGCCGGCCTGCGCGACCTCTGGTACCGCGGCCGCGGCTGGCCCGGCCACTTCACCGCCGAGGCGGCGGACGGCCGCACCGTCCGCACCACCTACGACGAGTCCTGGGGCCGGCACCTGGGCAAGGCCACCCAGTGGCGCTGCAAGATCTGCCCCGACGGCGTGGGCGAGAGCAGCGACGTGACGGCCGCCGACTTCTGGCACACCGACGCCAAGGGCTACCCGGTCTTCACCGAGGGCGACGGCACCAGCGCGCTGCTGGCCCGCACCCCGCGCGGCCACGAGGTCCTGCAGCGGGCCTTCGCCGCCGGCGTGCTGACCGGCCGGGCGCTCGACCTCGACGCGCTGGCCGGCGTGCAGCCGCTGCAGGTGTCGCGGCGCAGCACGCTGCTGGGCCGCCTCGTCGGCGCCCGGCTCGCGGGCCGCCCGGTCCCCCGCTACACCGGCTTCGGCCTGGCCCGGCTCGCGCTCGGCGACTGGCGGGAGACCGCCCGGACGGCCAAGGGCAGCTTCCGCCGGGTCCAGCGCGCGCGGCGCGGTGCGGTGGGTGCCCGGTGA
- a CDS encoding polysaccharide pyruvyl transferase family protein, producing MRVLGAGTEALTRRVWPDAEFVFYNYGARTAPVRLGSVAEVAKEAVLRRHGLADWFRGFDLVMDTRAGDSFADIYGLPRLSAMCATTEFASRVGVPVVLSPQTIGPFGSRRAKALAKRSLRTAAVVMARDSTSAEASAGLGRPVDVLTTDVVFALDVPEPTTRRDVVLNVSGLLWQPGPHVDAAAYRRTVAEVHDRLVAAGRTVSLLAHVLPSDNPDDDVPAVEEFRDTHAPGAEVIVPTSLTDIRTTLAGAELVIGSRMHACLNALSVGTPAIPLAYSRKFAPLMADLGWEHVVDLRTAGDEAPSLVAGIAARDDLPARVTAVRERAASTLALATDALAGQVDAVAAGRG from the coding sequence GTGAGAGTTCTCGGTGCCGGCACGGAGGCCCTGACGCGTCGGGTCTGGCCGGACGCCGAGTTCGTGTTCTACAACTACGGCGCCCGCACGGCTCCGGTGCGGCTCGGCTCGGTGGCCGAGGTCGCGAAGGAGGCGGTGCTCCGGCGCCACGGCCTGGCCGACTGGTTCCGCGGGTTCGACCTCGTGATGGACACCCGCGCGGGTGACTCCTTCGCCGACATCTACGGGCTGCCGCGGCTCTCGGCCATGTGCGCGACCACGGAGTTCGCCTCCCGGGTCGGCGTGCCGGTCGTGCTGAGCCCGCAGACGATTGGCCCCTTCGGCTCCCGGCGGGCGAAGGCCCTGGCCAAGCGCTCGCTGCGCACCGCCGCGGTCGTGATGGCCCGCGACAGCACCAGCGCCGAGGCCTCCGCCGGTCTGGGCCGGCCCGTCGACGTGCTCACCACCGACGTCGTGTTCGCCCTCGACGTCCCCGAGCCGACGACGCGGCGCGACGTCGTGCTCAACGTCTCCGGCCTGCTCTGGCAGCCCGGCCCGCACGTCGACGCCGCGGCCTACCGGCGCACCGTCGCCGAGGTGCACGACCGGCTGGTCGCCGCCGGCCGCACCGTGAGCCTGCTGGCCCACGTGCTGCCCTCGGACAACCCCGACGACGACGTGCCGGCGGTCGAGGAGTTCCGCGACACCCACGCCCCCGGCGCGGAGGTGATCGTGCCGACGTCGCTCACCGACATCCGGACCACCCTGGCCGGCGCCGAGCTGGTCATCGGCTCGCGGATGCACGCCTGCCTCAACGCGCTGTCGGTCGGCACCCCCGCCATCCCCCTGGCCTACTCCCGCAAGTTCGCGCCGCTGATGGCCGACCTCGGCTGGGAGCACGTCGTCGACCTGCGCACCGCCGGTGACGAGGCCCCCTCCCTGGTCGCCGGCATCGCCGCCCGCGACGACCTGCCCGCCCGCGTCACCGCCGTCCGGGAGCGGGCCGCCAGCACGCTCGCCCTGGCGACCGACGCGCTCGCCGGCCAGGTCGACGCCGTCGCGGCGGGGCGGGGCTGA
- a CDS encoding PKD domain-containing protein — translation MGILQGRRSRLSAAVAGGLATALVALGLGAAPAATADTRPISTTLPTTASVDPLPTWQLTGVVWSQVVVGTTVYATGDFTKARPAGMWKGGPTEIAVSHLFAYDITTGERVASFNHTLNAPGLAVTASPDGKRVYVGGSFTTVDNKPRGHLAAFDTATGALVEGFSPSVDQDVKALTATNATVYAGGAFGSATGTAAPTSSARKRLAAFGAADGALLPWAPSATDGAYVWALTLTPDQTKVVIGGQFATLNGANVYGLGAVGATTGTNLPWAASGTLRDSGKGAINSLTTDGTYVYGSGFAFGAGGLFEGSFSLNPANGAIRWMVDCLGDTYDVEPVGDVTYTVSHAHDCRSIGAFGDTSPRTRWQPANAFTTAPTGLNNGPNAYGWNYKGRPAPTMLHWYPELGIGIYSKQYQAAWSVVSGSGYIALGGEFPTVNGKEQYGLTRYAVPGAAPGVPANKVGPQYLGTVPVRSAPPATAASVPAPGTVRVTYGAAWDKDNQRLTYQLYRDRGTAAEALVDTRTVDSNFWTLPTQTVEDKTAPAGSHTYQVRVTDPFGNELLSPVSNSVTASGNAAPTASFTATTTGLTASVDGGGSTDADGTIASYAWTFGDGTTATGRTASRTYAAAGTYSVKLTVTDDQGAVGTTTRSVTVAPTPPANTAPTASFTSTTAGLRVDVDGSGSADADGTVASYAWTFGDGTTATGATANRTYAAAGTYDVRLTVTDDDGATGTVTKSVTVTAPPSDVLADDTFERTSTSGWGSAPTGGAWTYSGSTSLFTVADGAGVITMAAAGSGPTARLPISSTDTDLQLTFAFDKAPTGGGQYTRAVVRGDQANGYHAKVWVQANGTMVVYLNRNVAGTETNLASKVLPGTFVPGQGYRVRIQGYGSGTTTLRTKVWPAGTTEPTAWAATATDTTAALQSPAGVAVRAYLSGSSAAPVRLSVSEITARRTGELTAR, via the coding sequence ATGGGAATCCTGCAGGGCCGCCGGTCCCGCCTGTCCGCGGCGGTGGCCGGGGGGCTCGCGACCGCCCTGGTCGCGCTGGGCCTGGGCGCCGCCCCGGCCGCGACCGCCGACACCCGCCCGATCTCGACCACCCTGCCCACGACGGCGTCGGTGGACCCGCTGCCCACCTGGCAGCTGACCGGCGTCGTCTGGAGCCAGGTGGTCGTCGGCACCACCGTCTACGCCACCGGCGACTTCACCAAGGCCCGCCCGGCGGGCATGTGGAAGGGCGGGCCGACCGAGATCGCCGTGTCCCACCTCTTCGCCTACGACATCACCACCGGCGAGCGGGTCGCCTCCTTCAACCACACGCTGAACGCGCCCGGGCTCGCCGTCACGGCGTCCCCGGACGGGAAGCGGGTCTACGTCGGCGGCTCGTTCACGACGGTGGACAACAAGCCGCGCGGGCACCTGGCCGCGTTCGACACCGCCACCGGCGCGCTGGTCGAGGGCTTCAGCCCCTCGGTCGACCAGGACGTCAAGGCGCTGACGGCGACGAACGCCACCGTCTACGCCGGTGGCGCCTTCGGCAGCGCGACCGGCACCGCCGCCCCGACCTCCAGCGCCCGCAAGCGGCTGGCGGCCTTCGGCGCGGCCGACGGCGCCCTGCTGCCCTGGGCCCCCTCGGCCACCGACGGCGCCTACGTCTGGGCGCTCACCCTCACCCCGGACCAGACCAAGGTCGTGATCGGCGGGCAGTTCGCCACCCTCAACGGCGCGAACGTCTACGGCCTTGGCGCCGTCGGCGCGACGACCGGCACGAACCTGCCCTGGGCCGCCAGCGGCACGCTGCGGGACTCCGGCAAGGGCGCGATCAACTCCCTCACCACCGACGGCACCTACGTCTACGGCAGCGGCTTCGCCTTCGGCGCCGGCGGGCTGTTCGAGGGCAGCTTCTCCCTCAACCCGGCCAACGGGGCCATCCGCTGGATGGTCGACTGCCTGGGCGACACCTACGACGTCGAGCCGGTCGGGGACGTCACCTACACCGTCAGCCACGCCCACGACTGCCGCTCGATCGGCGCGTTCGGCGACACCAGCCCGCGCACCCGGTGGCAGCCGGCCAACGCCTTCACCACCGCGCCCACCGGGCTCAACAACGGCCCGAACGCCTACGGCTGGAACTACAAGGGCCGCCCCGCCCCGACGATGCTGCACTGGTACCCCGAGCTGGGGATCGGCATCTACAGCAAGCAGTACCAGGCCGCCTGGAGCGTCGTGAGCGGCAGCGGCTACATCGCCCTGGGCGGGGAGTTCCCGACCGTCAACGGCAAGGAGCAGTACGGCCTGACCCGCTACGCCGTACCCGGCGCGGCGCCGGGCGTGCCCGCCAACAAGGTGGGCCCGCAGTACCTGGGCACCGTGCCCGTGCGCAGCGCCCCGCCCGCCACCGCGGCCTCCGTGCCGGCCCCGGGCACCGTCCGGGTCACCTACGGCGCGGCCTGGGACAAGGACAACCAGCGGCTGACCTACCAGCTCTACCGCGACCGCGGCACCGCGGCCGAGGCCCTGGTGGACACCCGGACCGTCGACAGCAACTTCTGGACGCTGCCGACGCAGACGGTGGAGGACAAGACCGCGCCGGCGGGCAGCCACACCTACCAGGTGCGGGTCACCGACCCGTTTGGCAACGAGCTACTCAGCCCCGTCTCGAACAGCGTCACCGCCAGCGGGAACGCGGCCCCGACTGCGTCGTTCACCGCCACCACCACCGGTCTGACCGCCAGCGTCGACGGCGGCGGCTCCACCGACGCCGACGGCACCATCGCCTCCTACGCCTGGACCTTCGGCGACGGCACCACCGCCACGGGGCGCACGGCCTCCCGGACCTACGCCGCCGCCGGGACCTACAGCGTCAAGCTCACGGTCACCGACGACCAGGGCGCGGTGGGCACCACCACGCGGTCGGTGACCGTCGCCCCGACGCCGCCGGCGAACACGGCGCCGACGGCCTCGTTCACCAGCACCACCGCGGGCCTGCGGGTCGACGTCGACGGCAGCGGGTCCGCCGACGCCGACGGCACGGTCGCCTCCTACGCCTGGACCTTCGGTGACGGCACCACCGCCACCGGGGCCACGGCGAACCGCACCTACGCGGCCGCGGGCACCTACGACGTGCGCCTCACCGTCACCGACGACGACGGCGCGACCGGCACGGTGACCAAGAGCGTCACCGTCACGGCCCCGCCGTCCGACGTGCTGGCCGACGACACCTTCGAGCGGACCTCGACCTCGGGCTGGGGCAGCGCGCCGACCGGCGGCGCCTGGACCTACAGCGGCAGCACGAGCCTGTTCACCGTCGCCGACGGCGCAGGGGTCATCACCATGGCCGCCGCCGGCTCGGGCCCGACGGCCCGGCTGCCGATCTCCTCGACCGACACCGACCTGCAGCTGACCTTCGCCTTCGACAAGGCGCCGACGGGCGGCGGGCAGTACACCCGCGCCGTCGTCCGCGGCGACCAGGCGAACGGCTACCACGCCAAGGTCTGGGTGCAGGCCAACGGCACGATGGTCGTCTACCTCAACCGGAACGTGGCCGGCACCGAGACCAACCTGGCCAGCAAGGTGCTGCCCGGGACCTTCGTCCCCGGGCAGGGCTACCGCGTCCGCATCCAGGGCTACGGCTCGGGCACCACGACGCTGCGGACGAAGGTCTGGCCGGCCGGCACCACCGAGCCGACGGCCTGGGCCGCCACCGCCACCGACACCACGGCCGCCCTGCAGAGCCCGGCCGGCGTGGCCGTCCGGGCCTACCTGTCCGGCAGCTCGGCGGCCCCGGTCAGGCTCTCCGTGAGCGAGATCACGGCCCGGCGGACGGGAGAGCTGACGGCCCGCTAG